One stretch of Priestia megaterium DNA includes these proteins:
- a CDS encoding MarR family winged helix-turn-helix transcriptional regulator, whose protein sequence is MKRDSLQTIEHEIALLVRLTTTHSPKLGSLDRSEYLLLSELDQRSPLGINALAENLKLSLSTASRQVSALETKQFVRRFPSPENGRISLIEMTDSGKDILQHVQNKRKQAYAEVLEDWSEEEILALEKSLSRLNHDFKKWRSNGC, encoded by the coding sequence GTGAAGCGAGACTCGCTGCAAACCATTGAGCACGAAATTGCGCTGCTTGTTCGTCTAACAACGACGCACAGTCCTAAGCTTGGAAGCTTGGATCGGTCCGAATATTTACTGTTAAGCGAGCTAGATCAGCGCAGTCCGCTCGGGATTAATGCATTAGCTGAAAATTTAAAGCTGAGCTTATCTACAGCTAGCCGGCAAGTATCTGCCCTTGAGACTAAACAGTTTGTTCGCCGCTTTCCAAGTCCAGAAAATGGGCGGATTAGTTTAATTGAAATGACGGATTCAGGAAAAGATATTTTGCAGCATGTACAAAACAAGCGTAAACAAGCCTATGCTGAAGTATTGGAAGACTGGTCGGAAGAAGAGATTTTAGCACTGGAAAAAAGCTTATCCCGCTTGAATCACGATTTTAAAAAATGGCGCAGTAATGGATGTTAA
- a CDS encoding exodeoxyribonuclease III → MKLISWNVNGIRACVRKGFLDYFQEVNADVFCIQETKLQEGQIDLQLEGYYQYWNYAVKKGYSGTAVFTKQKPLSVSYGVDKESEDEGRIITLEFEQCYVVNVYTPNSKRDLARLEERLQWEDDLLVYLKKLNSRKAVILCGDLNVAHAEIDLRNPKSNRGNSGFTIEERGKMTTLLASGFLDTFRYLYPDREGAYTWWSYMNKVRERNIGWRIDYFIISERIKDVIQEAAIHPHVMGSDHCPVMLELNVPHL, encoded by the coding sequence ATGAAGTTGATTTCGTGGAACGTAAATGGCATTCGCGCATGTGTGCGAAAAGGATTTTTAGATTATTTTCAAGAAGTGAATGCGGATGTATTTTGTATTCAAGAGACGAAGCTGCAAGAGGGGCAGATCGATTTGCAGCTAGAAGGATATTATCAGTACTGGAATTACGCCGTGAAAAAAGGCTATTCCGGAACGGCTGTTTTTACAAAGCAAAAGCCTTTATCGGTTTCATACGGTGTGGATAAAGAATCAGAAGACGAAGGGCGTATCATTACACTCGAGTTTGAACAATGCTATGTAGTAAATGTGTATACGCCAAATTCTAAAAGAGATTTAGCGAGACTTGAAGAAAGGCTTCAATGGGAAGATGATCTGCTTGTGTACTTGAAAAAATTAAATAGTCGTAAAGCGGTGATTTTATGCGGAGACTTAAACGTAGCACACGCAGAGATTGATTTGCGCAACCCAAAGTCAAACCGAGGCAATTCTGGTTTTACAATAGAAGAGCGAGGGAAAATGACGACGCTTCTTGCTAGCGGATTTCTTGATACATTTCGTTATCTATATCCGGATCGAGAAGGCGCTTATACATGGTGGTCGTATATGAACAAAGTGCGAGAACGAAATATTGGGTGGCGCATTGATTATTTTATCATATCAGAGAGAATTAAAGACGTTATTCAAGAAGCTGCTATTCATCCGCATGTAATGGGAAGCGACCACTGTCCTGTGATGCTAGAATTAAATGTACCCCATCTATGA
- a CDS encoding erythromycin esterase family protein gives MLKTIQMIEAIKKHSMPFADVDDLLPLINTASRAQYVLLGEASHGTSEFYEIRAAITKELIQHHDFSFIAVEGDWPSCFEVNRYIKGYTTQYANAEDVLKSFSRWPSWMWANQEIKELIEWLRDYNNNLPAHQPKVGFYGLDVYSLWESMEAIIEYLENNHASDAKKAKKAFECFEPFHREAQMYGISSALYGKNCMVEILELLQTIQQKKDTYTHEPEAALSMQVNMLVASNAEAYYHTMITNDNESWNIRDRHMVEALKYIQSYYKDSAKGIVWEHNTHIGDARATDMKSSGMVNVGQLTREEYGQKHVYAVGFGTHHGTVIASDSWDNPQQELTVPPAMEGSWEDTIHRAGAFDQYLMFTEENRIFFHSTIGHRAIGVVYDPEIEQYGNYVPSRLSKRYDAFIYVEKTHALSPLIF, from the coding sequence ATGCTAAAAACCATTCAAATGATAGAAGCCATTAAAAAACATTCTATGCCTTTTGCTGATGTCGATGACTTACTGCCGCTTATTAACACAGCAAGCCGCGCTCAATACGTACTTCTCGGCGAAGCATCTCACGGCACATCTGAATTTTACGAAATTCGAGCAGCTATTACGAAAGAATTAATTCAGCATCATGATTTTTCCTTTATAGCAGTGGAAGGAGACTGGCCTTCGTGTTTTGAAGTTAATCGCTATATTAAAGGATATACAACTCAATACGCGAATGCCGAAGATGTCTTAAAATCTTTTAGCCGCTGGCCTTCATGGATGTGGGCCAATCAAGAAATAAAAGAATTGATTGAATGGCTTCGTGATTATAACAACAACTTGCCAGCACATCAGCCAAAAGTAGGTTTTTACGGCTTAGATGTATACAGCCTGTGGGAATCGATGGAAGCTATTATTGAGTACTTAGAAAACAACCACGCTTCTGATGCAAAGAAAGCGAAAAAAGCCTTTGAATGCTTTGAACCTTTTCATCGTGAAGCACAGATGTACGGAATTTCTTCTGCTCTTTACGGAAAAAACTGCATGGTAGAAATCTTAGAGCTTTTACAAACCATTCAGCAAAAGAAAGATACCTATACTCATGAGCCTGAGGCTGCGCTTAGTATGCAGGTAAATATGCTGGTAGCAAGCAATGCTGAAGCTTATTATCATACGATGATTACCAATGACAATGAATCGTGGAATATTCGCGATCGTCATATGGTAGAAGCTTTAAAATATATTCAATCTTACTACAAAGATAGCGCCAAAGGAATTGTATGGGAGCATAACACTCACATCGGAGATGCAAGAGCAACGGACATGAAAAGCAGCGGCATGGTGAATGTAGGTCAGCTTACCCGTGAAGAATACGGACAGAAGCATGTTTACGCCGTCGGATTCGGAACTCATCACGGCACGGTCATTGCTTCTGATAGCTGGGATAATCCTCAGCAGGAATTAACCGTTCCTCCAGCTATGGAAGGAAGCTGGGAAGATACCATTCACCGAGCAGGTGCTTTTGATCAATACCTCATGTTCACAGAAGAAAACCGAATATTTTTTCATTCAACGATAGGCCACCGCGCCATTGGTGTTGTATATGACCCAGAGATTGAACAATACGGAAATTATGTTCCTTCTCGCTTGTCAAAACGATATGATGCTTTTATTTACGTAGAAAAAACACACGCCTTATCGCCACTCATCTTTTAA
- a CDS encoding heme-degrading domain-containing protein: protein MSNHSVEKLLEKVVQQEKELIFHQFTNDQALQIGTAIINEAKSKGKAVTVNIKRNGQTLFQHAMEGAIPDHEEWIKRKSNTVLRHHHSSYYMKLYCELKDRSYAQFYAANPQEFEAVGGSFPISVKNVGVIGSITVSGMSQEEDHALVTDTIRSFLQ, encoded by the coding sequence GTGAGTAATCATTCGGTAGAGAAACTACTTGAAAAAGTAGTTCAGCAGGAAAAAGAACTAATCTTTCATCAATTTACAAATGACCAAGCTTTGCAGATAGGAACAGCAATTATTAATGAAGCAAAAAGTAAGGGGAAAGCCGTTACAGTAAATATTAAACGAAATGGTCAAACTCTCTTTCAACATGCGATGGAAGGGGCCATTCCCGACCATGAAGAATGGATTAAACGAAAATCAAATACCGTTCTTCGCCACCATCACAGCTCGTATTATATGAAGCTGTACTGCGAGTTAAAAGATCGTTCTTACGCGCAGTTTTATGCAGCTAACCCTCAGGAATTCGAAGCGGTAGGCGGGTCATTTCCGATTTCGGTTAAAAACGTTGGCGTAATTGGAAGCATCACCGTATCAGGCATGTCACAAGAAGAAGACCATGCACTGGTGACCGATACGATTCGTAGCTTTTTGCAATAA
- a CDS encoding oxidoreductase, with product MKKIKVGLVGYGFSATVFHTPLLSVLDEFHISKVMSSNPEKVKSDLEDVEVVSTLSELLEDDSIDLVIITTPSGMHYEMVKDALRAGKHVIIEKPMVVSEKEANELIQLAKEQDVQLSVYHNRRWDNDYLTVKQLIEERKLGDVKMYEAHFDRYRPAVRDRWRENEGPGSGALYDLGSHLIDQALHLFGMPEFVQADVFGQRDHARADDYFHVVLGYGSLRVILHSSAIVPSNGPRFQVHGTKASYIKYGIDGQEDMLRAGKKPVDDTWGADSPEHYGKLTTGEGETEEIQTLHGSYVTYYQKIADSLLRGEELPVSAEEARDVVKVIEAAFESSQEKRAVYFN from the coding sequence ATGAAGAAAATAAAAGTAGGATTAGTAGGATACGGATTTTCAGCAACGGTCTTTCACACGCCGCTTTTAAGCGTGTTAGACGAATTTCATATTTCAAAAGTAATGAGTTCAAATCCTGAAAAAGTAAAGAGTGACTTAGAAGATGTTGAAGTAGTGAGCACTCTATCTGAACTTCTAGAAGATGACAGCATTGACTTAGTTATTATTACAACGCCTAGCGGCATGCATTATGAAATGGTGAAAGACGCACTGCGTGCAGGCAAGCATGTAATTATTGAAAAGCCGATGGTCGTATCGGAAAAAGAAGCAAATGAATTAATTCAATTAGCAAAAGAACAAGATGTGCAACTAAGCGTCTATCATAACCGCAGATGGGATAACGATTATTTGACAGTGAAGCAGCTGATTGAAGAAAGAAAATTAGGCGACGTTAAAATGTATGAAGCTCATTTTGACCGCTATCGTCCAGCTGTTCGAGACCGCTGGAGAGAGAATGAAGGACCTGGTTCAGGAGCGCTTTACGATTTAGGATCTCATTTAATTGACCAGGCCTTACACCTTTTTGGAATGCCTGAATTTGTTCAAGCTGATGTGTTTGGTCAGCGAGATCATGCACGTGCGGATGATTACTTCCACGTAGTGCTTGGATACGGTTCTCTTCGCGTTATTTTACATTCAAGTGCCATTGTGCCAAGCAACGGGCCGCGCTTTCAAGTTCACGGAACAAAAGCAAGCTATATTAAATACGGCATTGACGGCCAAGAAGATATGCTAAGAGCCGGCAAGAAGCCTGTGGATGATACGTGGGGAGCTGACAGCCCTGAGCACTACGGGAAGCTGACAACAGGCGAAGGCGAAACGGAAGAAATTCAAACGCTGCACGGTTCTTATGTGACGTATTATCAAAAAATAGCCGACAGCCTGCTTCGAGGAGAAGAGCTTCCGGTTTCAGCAGAAGAAGCTCGTGACGTAGTTAAAGTTATCGAAGCGGCATTTGAAAGCAGCCAAGAAAAACGAGCGGTTTATTTTAACTAA
- a CDS encoding DeoR/GlpR family DNA-binding transcription regulator gives MYQEQRMSAIVEYLHTHRTITLDEMCDMFTVSKDTARRDLVKLEENGEVMRVKGGATLSSSHIIDYSERTPTKAKEQIAKEAASLMSEGYDVLLDTSSTIALMAKYMDVKHVTVITNSIDNVDLLDQYTTSDTFLLPGKFNGKNRNVTGPRTISTLQEYKVDQLFLGTCGVGADGITSPSEEEAFLKRQMIQCARQVIMLADHTKFEREFLHRVCDMSDIDILITNKAPEADVKEKIEQNQVRLIVTDFDKGEETQ, from the coding sequence ATGTATCAAGAACAGCGCATGAGTGCGATTGTTGAATACCTTCATACACACCGTACAATTACGTTAGACGAAATGTGCGATATGTTTACCGTTTCAAAAGATACGGCGAGACGTGATTTAGTCAAGCTTGAAGAAAACGGTGAGGTTATGAGAGTTAAAGGCGGAGCGACGCTATCGTCAAGTCATATCATTGATTACAGTGAGCGAACGCCTACCAAAGCCAAAGAACAAATTGCTAAAGAAGCAGCTTCGTTAATGTCGGAGGGGTATGACGTGCTTTTAGATACGTCTTCTACCATCGCACTGATGGCAAAGTATATGGATGTAAAGCATGTAACCGTTATTACGAATTCCATTGATAATGTGGATTTGCTGGATCAATATACGACAAGTGATACGTTTTTGCTGCCGGGCAAGTTTAACGGGAAAAACCGTAACGTCACCGGGCCAAGAACGATTTCTACGTTGCAGGAATACAAAGTAGATCAGCTGTTTTTAGGTACGTGCGGCGTTGGTGCAGATGGTATTACATCTCCAAGTGAAGAAGAAGCGTTTTTAAAAAGACAGATGATTCAATGCGCAAGACAAGTTATTATGCTTGCGGATCATACAAAGTTTGAACGTGAATTCTTACACCGAGTATGTGATATGAGCGACATTGATATCCTGATTACGAATAAAGCGCCAGAAGCAGATGTAAAAGAAAAAATAGAACAAAATCAAGTGCGGCTTATCGTAACAGATTTTGATAAAGGAGAGGAAACACAATGA
- a CDS encoding toxic anion resistance protein, which produces MATNELQSLDLNEAEEVLETKPNEVKAKLREEPEVRRLAEQIDYKNQLALLEYGKETANEISSFSGKVLSTIKSSSMEESSQLLKQLGKIMDKFDAKDFVEDKGFFSKLFKRGQKIVDKLFQKYETMGSEIDKVYVEITKYETEMKHSTTTLEQLYEQNYQYYMELEKYIVAGEVKVEELKQELKVLEERASSGNQLAAMELQTLKNAVELMEQRLYDLEMAKQVSYQSAPQIRMLQRGNTKLIGKINSAFITTIPIFKNGLINAIAAKRQNLVAESMNELDKRTNELLIRNAENISQQSVKITKMSGAPSVKVETMEQTWNIIMKGMQETKAIEEENKRLREEGLVCLEQFQENFKALEHKM; this is translated from the coding sequence ATGGCAACAAACGAATTACAGTCTTTAGATTTAAACGAAGCCGAAGAAGTTTTAGAAACAAAGCCTAATGAAGTAAAAGCAAAACTGCGAGAAGAGCCGGAAGTACGTCGCTTAGCAGAACAAATTGATTATAAAAATCAGCTAGCTTTACTTGAGTATGGGAAAGAAACAGCCAATGAAATTTCCTCGTTTTCCGGAAAAGTGCTTAGTACAATTAAATCGTCTAGCATGGAAGAGTCAAGTCAATTATTAAAGCAGCTTGGAAAGATTATGGATAAATTTGATGCAAAGGATTTTGTTGAAGATAAAGGGTTTTTCTCTAAGCTTTTTAAACGCGGTCAAAAAATAGTGGATAAGCTGTTTCAAAAATATGAAACGATGGGCTCTGAAATTGATAAAGTATATGTAGAGATTACAAAATATGAAACCGAAATGAAGCATTCAACCACAACGCTTGAACAGCTTTACGAGCAAAACTATCAGTATTATATGGAGCTTGAAAAATACATTGTAGCGGGCGAAGTGAAAGTAGAAGAGTTAAAACAAGAGCTAAAGGTGCTTGAAGAAAGAGCGTCGAGTGGAAATCAGCTGGCGGCAATGGAGCTTCAAACCTTAAAAAATGCGGTTGAGCTGATGGAGCAGCGATTATATGATTTAGAAATGGCAAAACAAGTATCTTATCAATCCGCTCCTCAAATCCGTATGCTGCAGCGAGGAAATACAAAGCTGATCGGCAAAATTAATTCTGCGTTTATTACAACGATTCCTATTTTTAAAAATGGGCTTATTAACGCAATCGCAGCAAAACGTCAAAATTTAGTAGCGGAGTCGATGAACGAATTAGACAAACGCACAAATGAGCTGCTCATTCGAAATGCAGAAAATATTTCACAGCAAAGCGTTAAAATTACCAAAATGTCGGGTGCGCCCAGCGTAAAAGTAGAAACGATGGAACAAACGTGGAATATTATTATGAAAGGAATGCAGGAAACAAAAGCTATCGAAGAAGAAAACAAACGCCTTCGTGAAGAAGGACTTGTTTGCTTAGAGCAATTTCAAGAAAACTTCAAGGCGCTTGAACATAAGATGTAA
- a CDS encoding YceG family protein, protein MSKLIDPHIINLNEQNGTSLFSKDVSLRGDFIQNEQQTSYKQVAGRYLGTHLDADEYAAFLYELAHSSSSILVLHDKLDKSISNDRLKEVQTILKINQEERGLSVNRLFAFLEGKKLIVKSESPAIHRRVREKFIETLTCFKEQHAEGFMDEHFQRVLIDLIKWQWNHVKPWLLDKAFPEHVPRIMWYGDANKSEQYFLYYLILLGFDVLTFHPEGKDNLKEVDKNQHLTTVYTFPSTSSLVPFPTDKPVRKGTVAFRASQEIEQVLHSEESMLYKPWQFRSYFPTSVTLKTTYDEIFLLMRERAFIRPNFEVSKPYVHVPVLFSKVLGISKNRKEYWSKVHELMQTENELALPVDSVPFAKKIEGNNHFHYQGALGSDGTLSPDKMIESNWWRYKELPIGLQQGLAAAISRYCAHSKLLRLDHEDAYQHQMYLFNQSLKLPNNVLRMLQKFDYTQHVPRVIIYHGNEHETFTREDAALLLLLNEFGVDIVLFNPTGQIDIEAFVEEKYFDIHWLEDISFNEEFKEPSLIQKWLKRIF, encoded by the coding sequence GTGAGTAAACTAATTGATCCTCATATCATTAATCTTAACGAGCAGAATGGAACTTCTCTTTTTTCTAAAGATGTTTCTCTGCGAGGTGACTTTATACAAAATGAGCAGCAAACTTCCTATAAGCAAGTGGCGGGAAGGTATTTAGGCACTCATCTTGATGCGGACGAGTACGCAGCTTTTCTTTATGAACTTGCACATTCATCATCATCGATCCTTGTCCTGCACGATAAGCTTGATAAGTCCATTTCGAATGATAGATTAAAAGAAGTACAAACCATCCTTAAAATTAATCAAGAAGAACGCGGCCTTTCTGTCAATCGACTGTTTGCTTTTTTAGAAGGAAAAAAGCTGATCGTAAAGTCAGAAAGTCCCGCTATACATAGAAGAGTACGTGAAAAATTTATTGAAACGTTAACGTGTTTTAAAGAACAGCATGCAGAGGGCTTTATGGACGAGCATTTTCAACGCGTATTAATCGATTTAATAAAGTGGCAGTGGAATCATGTAAAACCTTGGCTGCTGGATAAAGCATTTCCTGAACACGTGCCTCGCATCATGTGGTACGGAGATGCAAATAAAAGCGAGCAGTATTTTCTCTATTATTTAATTTTACTAGGTTTTGACGTCCTTACCTTTCATCCAGAGGGAAAGGATAATTTAAAAGAAGTAGATAAGAATCAACATTTAACAACAGTTTATACGTTTCCTTCTACTAGCTCGCTTGTACCTTTTCCAACGGATAAACCGGTTCGAAAAGGTACGGTAGCATTTAGAGCGTCTCAAGAAATTGAGCAAGTGCTTCATTCAGAGGAGTCCATGCTGTATAAACCTTGGCAATTTCGTTCGTATTTTCCAACTTCAGTTACTCTCAAAACGACGTATGATGAGATCTTTTTATTAATGAGAGAACGGGCGTTTATCCGTCCTAATTTTGAAGTGTCAAAGCCATATGTCCACGTGCCGGTCCTATTTTCAAAAGTACTTGGTATTTCTAAAAACCGAAAAGAGTACTGGAGTAAAGTGCATGAGCTCATGCAAACGGAAAATGAGTTAGCTCTGCCTGTTGATTCTGTTCCTTTTGCCAAAAAAATAGAAGGAAATAATCACTTTCACTATCAAGGAGCTCTCGGAAGTGATGGAACGCTCAGTCCTGATAAAATGATTGAAAGCAACTGGTGGCGCTATAAAGAACTGCCTATCGGGCTTCAGCAAGGGCTAGCTGCAGCCATTTCCAGATATTGTGCACATTCAAAGCTCCTTCGGTTGGATCATGAAGATGCGTATCAGCATCAAATGTACTTGTTTAATCAGTCTTTGAAGCTTCCAAACAACGTGCTTCGCATGCTTCAAAAATTTGATTATACGCAGCACGTCCCTCGGGTAATTATTTATCACGGAAATGAACATGAAACGTTTACGCGTGAAGATGCAGCTTTACTGCTTCTGTTAAATGAATTTGGCGTTGATATTGTTCTTTTTAATCCGACCGGTCAAATAGATATAGAAGCGTTTGTCGAAGAAAAATATTTCGATATACATTGGCTAGAAGATATTAGCTTTAATGAAGAATTCAAAGAGCCATCGCTCATTCAAAAATGGTTAAAACGAATCTTTTAA
- a CDS encoding TerD family protein: MSISLSKGQRIDLTKTNPGLTKVIVGLGWDTNKYAGSQDFDLDACAFLANKSSQVVNEEEFVFYNNLKSPNGAVEHTGDNRTGAGDGDDEQIAVDFSLLPDHVEKIGISVTIHDADARGQNFGQVSNAFVRLIDAETNEEVLRYDLGEDFSIETAVVVCELYKHGNDWKFNAIGSGFSGGLADLCRNYGLSV, encoded by the coding sequence ATGTCAATTTCTTTATCAAAAGGTCAGCGCATTGACCTAACCAAAACAAATCCAGGATTAACAAAAGTAATAGTAGGTCTTGGATGGGATACAAATAAATATGCTGGATCTCAGGATTTCGATTTAGATGCATGTGCATTTTTAGCTAACAAATCAAGTCAGGTTGTAAATGAAGAGGAGTTTGTTTTTTACAACAATTTAAAAAGTCCAAATGGAGCTGTGGAGCATACCGGTGACAACCGTACAGGTGCAGGAGATGGAGACGATGAGCAAATAGCCGTTGATTTTTCCCTTCTTCCTGACCACGTTGAAAAAATCGGAATTAGCGTCACGATTCACGACGCAGATGCTCGCGGACAAAACTTTGGACAAGTATCCAACGCGTTTGTTCGTCTGATAGACGCTGAAACAAATGAAGAAGTGCTTCGTTACGATTTAGGCGAAGATTTTTCAATTGAAACAGCTGTCGTTGTATGCGAGCTATACAAGCACGGAAACGACTGGAAGTTTAATGCCATTGGCAGCGGATTTTCCGGTGGCTTGGCCGACCTTTGCCGCAACTACGGATTATCCGTATAA